Genomic segment of Arachis stenosperma cultivar V10309 chromosome 4, arast.V10309.gnm1.PFL2, whole genome shotgun sequence:
GCTGCATTTTTGCTTTCATTTGTAATTGGCGAGTTCATCACCTTGGCCAATGGCTCAGCTGAATATAAGAACAAATTCAAAGCCTTAGTAAGCACATTTACACAAGATTAAACCAAGCATCCAATAACTATTCACTGTTATGTCGGCAAATAATAAGATCAAGTGAAGGAATCTCAGAGCAATGACATACCAGGGAGATTTTTACATGGCTCCCATGAAGACTTATTGGTATAATGCTCAGATTCTTGCTTATCGTTGCTTTTAACACCACAATTCTCATTCTGTAGAACATTAAGTAAATAGTATATTCGAGAAAAATGAAGATATTTCTCCAGTATGCATGAAAATATATGTTTTACCTCCTCCAAGCAAGTATTGAACGGATCTGCACTATCCAGTAGATTTCCAAATGACACAGCAAAGGCACTGCttacaaaatatgaaaattctCAATAGATAAAGAAAAAATCAGTTTCCATGATTATATCAGCAAAAGAACCAATGGTCACCTTTCTTTTGTATGTTGTGCGGATTCATTAATTCCAGTTCTTCCTTCCTTCACTGAACTATCGAAAGTAACACATCTCTTAGCAGAGATTTTGACCGAGCTTGGAGTTTTTCTTGGAAACAGAGAGATAGATGCAGCAAATCTTTGTGAACTCTTCGTTTTGCCTTTTGATTCTAGCCAAGCTTTCAGTTTGGCTTCCATGTCCACTTTAACTTTTGGAGTCTCTTGTTTTTGAGCTGAAGGCACAAAATTAGACACATGCCTTGATCTAGCAGCCAAACTAACAGTATGAACAGATTCCTGGTATTCTCCTGGATTCTGGAAtcaaaacaaaagagagatgcAATAATCTTTTGAACCAATTCTGTGGATCATAGTCTTTGGTCACTGATATAGTTTAACAAGGAGCTAGAAAATATCTGGCCTTACCAGGCAAGCGACCATCAATGCACGACTAGTTCCCCCTAAAGAGTCTTGCAATATGCGGGTCAATTTGCTTTCGCGGTAGGGAACTCGTggtttgttgttgtttaatgcATAGATCACATTTGACAGTGCAAACAAGGATTGGTTTATCTTACCACTCTCTTGGAGACGAATCCCTTCATTGCAGGTCCTTCTGTTGTCTTCGTTACCTGGTTCAGTCTTACGCACATAAGCATAATCAGAACCTTTTGAATACAACATAATATCCTATGTTACACTAATCAAGATACCAACATTGAATACGATATGTAAATatggtaattttttaaaaatataaaacatgaaTACATAACCTTAATCAAATATTCAGAATAATTCGCCTAATAATGATCTTATATATGACAAATCATCTAGATGATAATAATATAGAGAATGAACAATACCTTCCTTCAGTTCAAAAAATTGGTCATATCCATATGAAGTCAAAGCTAACAGTAAGGCatacacacataatatatataatatgcaagaaaaattaaattatttgtgCAACATAGATCATATCATTGAGACGAGAAAACTTGAAAATTTAAGTAACCTGCCAAGTCAATGAGATTCAACTTTCCGAATACAGCTGCTCCAGTGCCATCAGCAGAAGGAGTGGAGACAGAGATCATAAGGACTGCATGGCTCCTACTAGAGACATCATTGAGGCCAGTGTGAGCAACTTTACGCCGCTGAACTCCGCTCGAGAAAACATCATGAAACTCAGACATTGTGTTTATGGGAACCTGAGAGAGTCCACGGAGGTGGATTTCGCCATCTTTGTCATCCCAAACTGAAATCTCTTTTGCTTTGACCTCCAAAAGGTCATAGCATCTGTCCATGTAGACCTCATAGTATGAAATATTTGCAATCCTGCCATTGTTTCGGCAAATGGACAGTATCATAGACATAGCCAGTGTCATCAAGCCAGGTTGGTCCTTAGTCCCCTGCAACACCAAAGATGGGATAACTTCAGAAACATAACAAAGGATTCTGCTACAGCTAGTTGGTTATCCAAGGCAATGTGTAGCTTATAACTTTTCTAAGTTTGTACTTGTGCTATGCCTGTATAGAACCAACCACAAAGCATGGCATGTTCGCTGAAACACTTTTGTTTTTCATAATGCTATCCAAAATCCCATATTTCCCAGTAATTTATACATTCAAAAACCCatattggaaaaaaaaaagaaaaataaattgagtTCCCGAGCCTAGAAAATCAACGGAAAATGGCAATAACAAatctaattaaaagaaaaaaaaaaaaaaaaaaaaaaaacacgctTGGTTAAGGTCATACCTGCATGGTGTATGTCTTGCCACTGCCAGTGGCTCCATAAGCGAAAACCGTGGCGTTGCAGCCACTGAAGATTCCAGGTATCATAGGGCTCACTTCTTTGCTGAATATCTGACCCACATTATTATCTTCTATCCCAAAGAATGAGTCCAATTGGTAGCACTCCTTTCGGCTAACATCaacacaaaacacaaaaatcacCACCGAACCTAAAAATTCCACAAACCTCTTTCACCCAAAACAAGAAATAAGAGTTTAATTTCCATGCACGGACAcacattttcaaaaaattgtTTCACACAAAAGTGGTTGACTCTCACGGCTTCTATTGTAAGAAGAAACCAACAGAATTGGATATGTAAAATTTCTTTTACACTAACGGCATAGTAAAATTAAGCTCAAACACAACAAGAAAGCATAATTGGGGGGAAAAGGTAAAGGCTAGAAATAATTTCTGAAACCTGGTTTGTGGATCTTTGAGAAAAACGGCAACTTCATCTTCTGCAGACTCGAAATCTTGGTCCAGGACGGAGACACACGGAACTGGGTCGCCATTTCTTGAAGAGATCTCTTGAGGAAGAAAGGGTCTAACCCTAACTATCACTCTGACCTTGGAGCCAAGAGTAGCCATTGATGAAATTAGGAAAGGAATTTTCAGAGAAACTTTGGGAAATattcagagagagagagagagagagagagagagagagagagagagagagagagagagagaagaagaagaagaagaagaagaagaagaagaagaagaggtttttcgaaaaaacagaGAACCTGAGAATTTGGGAGGCTTATTtagtttgaactttgaattgAACGTTTAGTGACCCCCACATGTTTTCCGTTTTGAGGTAAAGGAGCTAAGGTAGTTGACCGTGACAGGAATTCGAAGACAGGAgctaattgaaaataaaattttaattttaggaCAGAGAATTttaatctcttttattattttataaaaatatgaaatattgaaattttaaaaataaagagttaaattttaataatattttttaaaaatatttttatttaattttgtaaattttaaatttatttttcaatcttTAGATTTATCTTaaactaaatataatattaaaatataatttagtctaatgtatttttattttatactaaataCAACACAAAATTTGATTTAGTCGATGTCTTTCAGTTTTAgaatctattttttttacttttgattaTGAAAAGTTATGTTATGCGTGTTTAgtactattttttataaatgtttttaattttttgaaaaattaattgaGAAATTTTAAAGAAGTAAAAAATATGACGTCTTcctttttagaaattattttatcattttcattaaaaaaaaggtaaagtatattttttgtccctGAAGTTTactaaaagttttaaaattacCCCTAAGTTTcaatttgtttcaattttatccc
This window contains:
- the LOC130976691 gene encoding kinesin-like protein KIN-10B: MATLGSKVRVIVRVRPFLPQEISSRNGDPVPCVSVLDQDFESAEDEVAVFLKDPQTSRKECYQLDSFFGIEDNNVGQIFSKEVSPMIPGIFSGCNATVFAYGATGSGKTYTMQGTKDQPGLMTLAMSMILSICRNNGRIANISYYEVYMDRCYDLLEVKAKEISVWDDKDGEIHLRGLSQVPINTMSEFHDVFSSGVQRRKVAHTGLNDVSSRSHAVLMISVSTPSADGTGAAVFGKLNLIDLAGNEDNRRTCNEGIRLQESGKINQSLFALSNVIYALNNNKPRVPYRESKLTRILQDSLGGTSRALMVACLNPGEYQESVHTVSLAARSRHVSNFVPSAQKQETPKVKVDMEAKLKAWLESKGKTKSSQRFAASISLFPRKTPSSVKISAKRCVTFDSSVKEGRTGINESAQHTKESAFAVSFGNLLDSADPFNTCLEENENCGVKSNDKQESEHYTNKSSWEPCKNLPAEPLAKVMNSPITNESKNAAQSPLKKPFSPLNIIVNQKPLEAFSFSQTPSTETCSANKGKILKNGTPLDKFSTRSSALKNTLVQEYIDFLNNASREELLKLKGIGEKMAEYIIDLREESPLKSLSDLEKIGLSSKQAHNLFTRAAKKLFEEKATDSILG